In a single window of the Rhodopirellula bahusiensis genome:
- a CDS encoding class I SAM-dependent methyltransferase encodes MAWQPIDIPDSIKSLPYHDSAEHLIDTANDAIEAFMLADETVIENFVTCDFHLLDQAMTWIEQNHLLAGNRFCELGAGFSVGAMLASLRGMEAVGIEIEPRLVAAAQKVADSLDNGAQIHCGSFVPRGVDELSEIAAEVRNVDTEEGDLYDEIGLEIEDFDLFFAFPWPGENEFFETVVDARGSVGALLLTYRGREGMHLLRKV; translated from the coding sequence ATGGCGTGGCAGCCAATTGATATTCCGGATTCAATCAAGAGTCTCCCATATCACGATTCGGCGGAGCATTTGATCGACACGGCCAACGACGCGATCGAAGCGTTCATGTTGGCCGACGAAACCGTGATCGAAAACTTCGTCACTTGCGATTTTCATCTGCTCGATCAAGCGATGACGTGGATCGAACAGAATCATCTTCTAGCGGGCAACCGTTTCTGCGAACTCGGCGCTGGGTTCTCCGTTGGTGCGATGCTGGCGTCGCTGCGAGGAATGGAAGCCGTCGGAATCGAGATCGAACCGAGGCTGGTCGCTGCGGCTCAGAAGGTCGCCGATTCGCTGGACAACGGCGCTCAGATTCATTGCGGTAGCTTTGTGCCACGTGGCGTGGACGAGTTGTCTGAGATTGCCGCCGAGGTCCGCAACGTAGACACCGAAGAAGGTGACCTCTACGACGAGATTGGATTGGAGATCGAAGACTTCGACCTCTTCTTCGCATTCCCTTGGCCCGGCGAAAACGAGTTCTTCGAAACGGTCGTCGACGCCCGCGGATCGGTCGGTGCGTTGCTGCTGACCTATCGAGGCCGTGAGGGAATGCACCTGCTGCGGAAGGTTTAG
- a CDS encoding NAD(P)/FAD-dependent oxidoreductase — protein MSTPNMKDFYDCVVIGGGPAGGTAAAIVAESGASTLLIERDPVPRFHVGESLMPECYWPLERLGLIDQVKRSGWQTKKSVQFVTHTGKESAPFFFREHDERECSTTWQVERSEFDKMLYDRASELGADCFDRTRLIDVQTEAGETPDQPVARAVVVKTADGTEKTIGCKVVVDATGQQAFLAGKMGLKEINPDLKKAAIWTYYRDAVRGEGDNDGATIILYTKSRDSWFWFIPQSRGITSVGCVGDNDYLLKGRGTPEEIFEEELANCPGLAPRLANATRVGKITTAKEFSYMTRRHAGPGWVLIGDALGFIDPVYSSGVYFALEMGVRAGDAIVDGLKKNDLSPEQLGNWTEDFKEGASRIRELVHAFYNKDFSIGRFMKEHPEYRGNVTDLLIGRVFHEDAGKMFPALDRSIEMARANAMSKADSMADTKPMST, from the coding sequence ATGAGTACGCCGAACATGAAGGATTTCTACGATTGCGTGGTGATTGGTGGAGGCCCGGCCGGCGGTACCGCAGCAGCGATCGTGGCTGAATCGGGTGCCAGCACGCTGTTGATCGAACGAGACCCTGTGCCTCGGTTTCACGTCGGCGAGTCGCTGATGCCCGAGTGCTACTGGCCGCTGGAACGACTGGGGTTGATCGATCAGGTCAAACGATCGGGCTGGCAGACCAAGAAAAGCGTTCAATTTGTCACCCACACGGGCAAAGAGTCTGCCCCATTCTTTTTTCGCGAACATGATGAACGGGAGTGCAGCACGACTTGGCAGGTCGAACGCAGCGAATTCGACAAAATGCTGTACGACCGTGCATCCGAGCTGGGAGCCGACTGTTTCGACCGAACTCGATTGATTGACGTACAAACGGAAGCCGGCGAAACGCCTGATCAACCGGTTGCTCGCGCCGTGGTCGTCAAAACCGCCGATGGAACCGAGAAAACGATCGGCTGCAAAGTCGTCGTGGATGCAACGGGCCAACAAGCGTTTCTGGCCGGGAAGATGGGACTGAAGGAGATCAATCCTGATTTGAAGAAGGCCGCGATTTGGACGTACTACCGCGATGCGGTTCGCGGCGAAGGCGACAACGACGGGGCCACAATCATCCTGTACACCAAATCGCGAGACTCGTGGTTCTGGTTCATCCCGCAATCTCGTGGCATCACCAGCGTCGGCTGCGTCGGTGACAATGACTACTTGCTCAAGGGCCGCGGAACGCCCGAGGAAATCTTCGAGGAAGAGTTGGCCAATTGCCCGGGACTCGCTCCACGTTTGGCCAATGCAACTCGCGTGGGCAAAATCACCACGGCGAAAGAATTCAGCTACATGACCCGCCGTCACGCTGGACCGGGCTGGGTCCTGATCGGCGATGCACTCGGATTCATCGATCCGGTTTACTCCTCCGGCGTCTACTTCGCTCTCGAAATGGGCGTTCGCGCGGGCGACGCGATTGTCGATGGCCTGAAGAAAAACGACCTGTCACCGGAACAACTTGGAAACTGGACCGAAGATTTCAAAGAAGGTGCGTCGAGAATTCGCGAACTTGTGCACGCGTTTTATAACAAGGATTTCAGCATCGGGCGGTTCATGAAGGAACATCCCGAGTACCGCGGCAACGTGACGGACTTGCTGATTGGAAGGGTATTCCACGAAGATGCGGGCAAAATGTTCCCGGCCCTCGATCGTTCGATCGAAATGGCTCGGGCCAATGCCATGTCCAAGGCCGATTCGATGGCCGATACCAAACCCATGTCGACTTAA
- a CDS encoding DUF1592 domain-containing protein, which translates to MNMPQATSNSCHESHTRVAVALAIVLSSVSIPCVSTASEPTSVAGPAIQSFLRNHCFDCHSDGASEGGLEFDVLGKSITGTADLAAWVRIHDRVQSGEMPPPDSANLSASERSEFTSALAAPLRRHHASEKGTVLRRLNRREYENTLNDLFGTAVELETLLPADGRSHEFDNVGEALGISMVHLERYLDAADLVLEAAIAKTAEAPSTHVIETHYAETREAKTHLGKVWKQLDDGSVVFYQAFGYPDGMLRTSSIPEPGRYRIAITGYAYQTDEKIPFFVGAKSFARGSEQPTLGYFDMPPLGSSGEMTTIELTAHLEHRYMLNIIPYGLVVSDYNIRKDGVDGYNGPGLAISKVRLEGPLHDEFPSRGHRLIFDDWQREEIIPNPPSQREKSWYKAKFNLSSDKVDQALQSTLQRVASTAMRREVAAEELSPYINLFHTEQERGADNEEALRTAVAAILCSPDFLYFREPAGELDDHAIATRLSYFLHRTTPDEELLRAADRNELTKSTESLLGHAKRMVADPRFERFVVDFTDAWLNLRDIDQTSPDQKLFPEYDKYLRDSMVEETRQFIATLIHENLPITNLVKSNFAMLNLRLADHYGIEGVDHADVRRVELPKDSVRGGLLGQASVLKVTANGTNTSPVVRGVWVTERLLGVHPAPPPPGISGVEPDIRGAATLRQLLDQHRNEDSCRACHALIDPPGFALESFNPIGGWRDRYRSLGEGERIDLRVNNRRVQYRLGLPVDSSGSLPSGESFAGFEAFRECLLKDPDQLARSLITKWLTFATGREMGFSDREEIESLARQSAQRGHRLRVMLALVIASDIFRTK; encoded by the coding sequence ATGAACATGCCACAAGCCACCTCGAATAGCTGCCACGAGTCGCACACACGTGTCGCGGTTGCTCTGGCCATCGTTCTCAGTTCGGTTTCGATTCCGTGCGTGTCGACTGCGAGCGAACCGACTTCGGTCGCCGGCCCGGCCATCCAGTCGTTTCTTCGAAACCATTGCTTCGACTGCCATTCGGATGGAGCCTCGGAGGGCGGGCTCGAGTTTGATGTTCTTGGGAAATCCATCACCGGAACAGCAGACTTGGCCGCCTGGGTCCGCATTCATGACCGAGTTCAATCGGGAGAGATGCCGCCTCCTGATTCCGCCAACTTAAGTGCGTCCGAACGATCCGAATTCACAAGCGCTCTGGCGGCTCCGTTGAGGCGACATCACGCGTCCGAAAAAGGCACCGTCCTGAGGCGACTGAATCGTCGCGAATACGAGAACACGCTCAACGATTTGTTTGGCACCGCCGTCGAACTTGAAACGTTGCTCCCCGCCGACGGACGCAGCCACGAATTCGACAACGTGGGTGAAGCTCTTGGGATCTCAATGGTCCACTTGGAACGCTACCTCGATGCAGCCGACTTGGTCTTGGAAGCGGCGATCGCGAAGACAGCTGAAGCACCGTCCACTCACGTGATCGAAACCCACTACGCCGAAACTCGCGAAGCCAAGACTCACCTGGGCAAAGTTTGGAAACAACTCGACGATGGTTCCGTCGTGTTCTATCAAGCTTTCGGTTACCCCGATGGCATGCTGCGTACCAGCAGCATCCCAGAACCTGGCCGCTACCGAATCGCAATCACCGGTTACGCATATCAAACGGATGAGAAGATTCCGTTCTTTGTCGGCGCCAAAAGTTTTGCTCGCGGAAGCGAGCAGCCGACGCTCGGTTACTTCGACATGCCACCGTTGGGATCAAGCGGTGAGATGACAACAATCGAGCTGACCGCGCACTTGGAACACCGCTACATGCTGAACATCATTCCGTATGGTTTGGTGGTCAGTGATTACAACATCCGCAAAGATGGCGTGGATGGTTACAACGGTCCTGGGTTGGCAATATCGAAGGTTCGTTTGGAAGGCCCCCTGCACGACGAATTCCCATCCCGCGGTCATCGTTTGATTTTCGACGACTGGCAACGCGAAGAGATCATTCCCAACCCACCGTCACAGCGTGAGAAGTCCTGGTACAAGGCAAAGTTCAACCTGTCCAGCGACAAGGTGGACCAAGCACTGCAAAGTACTTTGCAACGCGTTGCGTCCACTGCAATGCGACGTGAAGTTGCGGCAGAAGAGCTGTCCCCATACATCAATCTTTTTCACACCGAACAAGAACGCGGGGCTGACAACGAAGAGGCACTGCGAACCGCGGTTGCGGCTATCCTTTGCTCGCCCGACTTCTTGTATTTCCGGGAACCCGCTGGCGAGCTGGACGACCACGCGATCGCGACTCGATTGTCATACTTCTTGCATCGCACCACGCCGGACGAGGAACTGCTTCGAGCGGCGGATCGCAACGAGCTGACGAAGTCGACTGAATCGCTGCTTGGTCACGCGAAACGAATGGTTGCCGACCCACGCTTTGAACGATTCGTGGTCGACTTTACCGACGCTTGGCTGAATCTGCGTGACATCGATCAAACCAGCCCCGACCAAAAGCTGTTCCCCGAATACGACAAATACCTTCGAGACAGCATGGTCGAAGAAACGCGTCAATTTATTGCGACCCTGATACACGAAAATTTGCCAATCACGAACTTGGTGAAATCCAATTTCGCGATGTTGAACTTGCGTCTGGCCGATCACTACGGCATCGAAGGAGTCGACCATGCGGACGTTCGCCGAGTGGAACTCCCCAAAGACTCCGTCCGCGGTGGATTGCTCGGCCAAGCCAGCGTGTTGAAGGTCACCGCCAACGGAACCAACACGTCGCCAGTCGTTCGCGGCGTGTGGGTGACGGAACGTTTGCTGGGCGTGCATCCGGCACCGCCTCCGCCGGGCATCTCTGGTGTCGAGCCTGACATCCGCGGAGCCGCAACGTTGCGTCAGCTTCTCGACCAACATCGAAACGAAGACTCTTGCCGCGCCTGCCACGCGTTGATTGACCCGCCCGGATTCGCACTGGAAAGCTTCAACCCGATCGGCGGTTGGCGTGATCGCTATCGAAGCCTCGGCGAAGGCGAACGAATCGATCTGCGAGTCAACAATCGTCGAGTCCAATACCGTCTGGGATTGCCGGTCGATTCCAGCGGATCATTGCCATCGGGTGAGTCCTTTGCGGGCTTCGAAGCGTTTCGCGAATGCCTGCTGAAAGATCCGGATCAATTGGCCAGGTCACTGATCACCAAGTGGCTGACGTTTGCGACGGGACGCGAAATGGGATTTTCGGATCGCGAAGAAATTGAATCGCTCGCTCGTCAATCCGCCCAACGAGGTCACCGTCTGCGTGTGATGCTCGCCCTCGTCATCGCCAGCGACATCTTTCGCACGAAGTAG
- a CDS encoding DUF1552 domain-containing protein, with the protein MLIPSRPMSRRRLLRTAGGAALALPFLEAMGPSLGQRVLGNDRASDSESTPKRFVAICASLGFHGEHLFPESSGRDYAVTPYLEKVKQHRDDFSLFSGLSHPEQNGNNGHASELTWLTAARRPGLAGFRNTISLDQRIASQIGLKTRFPFLALTTGGQSLSWTSSGVEIPAQHSPAKLFAAMFVDGKPHEIETDLDRLRRGRSVLDTVGERAKALKHELGIRDQQKLDEYLLSIRDLESRLQQSEGWVRRPKPVVDEQPVSDINDKALAIERQRLMYRIIALALQTDSTRTITFQLAGLNSVPQIPGVQSDWHGLSHHGKDPEKIAELKRIEAAEWGAFGEFLDQLKSIQENDRPLLDQTAVMFGSNLGNASAHDWRNLPILLAGGGYRHGEYVAHDASNNTPLCNLYVELAQRMGVEIDVFGSSTATGIKGLESTT; encoded by the coding sequence ATGTTGATTCCCTCGCGTCCGATGTCTCGCCGACGATTGTTGCGAACCGCCGGTGGTGCGGCGCTAGCATTGCCGTTCTTGGAAGCGATGGGGCCGTCGCTCGGCCAGCGTGTTTTAGGTAACGACCGGGCCTCAGATTCTGAATCAACACCCAAACGTTTTGTCGCCATCTGTGCCTCATTGGGTTTTCACGGCGAGCATCTTTTCCCCGAATCATCGGGACGCGATTACGCGGTCACTCCGTACCTCGAAAAAGTCAAGCAACACCGGGATGACTTCAGCTTGTTCTCGGGACTGTCTCACCCCGAGCAAAACGGCAACAACGGTCACGCGTCTGAGTTGACCTGGTTGACCGCGGCGAGGCGTCCGGGATTGGCCGGATTTCGAAACACGATCTCGCTCGATCAACGAATCGCGAGTCAGATTGGATTGAAGACCCGCTTCCCGTTCTTGGCGTTGACCACCGGCGGCCAATCACTTTCGTGGACGTCCAGCGGTGTCGAGATCCCCGCCCAACATTCGCCCGCCAAACTTTTCGCAGCGATGTTCGTTGATGGGAAACCACATGAGATTGAAACGGACCTGGATCGCCTTCGTCGCGGTCGCAGCGTTCTCGACACGGTCGGCGAACGAGCCAAAGCCCTCAAACACGAACTCGGAATTCGCGACCAGCAGAAACTCGACGAGTACCTTCTTTCCATTCGCGACCTGGAATCGCGACTGCAGCAATCGGAGGGCTGGGTCCGTCGCCCCAAGCCGGTCGTTGATGAACAACCCGTTTCGGACATCAACGACAAGGCACTCGCAATTGAACGCCAGCGTTTGATGTACCGGATCATCGCCCTGGCGTTGCAAACAGATTCAACAAGAACGATCACGTTTCAATTGGCCGGGCTGAATTCAGTCCCGCAGATCCCAGGTGTGCAGAGCGATTGGCATGGCTTGTCGCATCACGGCAAAGACCCGGAGAAGATCGCTGAACTGAAACGAATCGAAGCGGCAGAATGGGGAGCATTTGGCGAATTCCTCGATCAATTGAAATCAATCCAAGAAAACGACCGACCGCTGCTGGACCAGACCGCAGTGATGTTCGGGTCCAATCTAGGAAACGCGAGCGCTCATGACTGGCGGAACCTTCCGATCCTGTTGGCCGGTGGAGGCTACCGCCACGGAGAGTACGTCGCTCACGATGCGTCGAACAACACGCCGCTCTGCAACTTGTACGTCGAACTGGCCCAGCGAATGGGCGTCGAAATCGACGTCTTCGGTTCCAGCACCGCGACTGGTATCAAAGGCCTCGAATCCACGACGTAG
- a CDS encoding HAD family hydrolase: MSQSNPEAASSLSPSESGQLHLDTAISQDLAERYEGLIFDCDGTLTNSMPLHYLAWHETMTRHGIEFPETRFYAMGGMPSEKIIAVLSSEQGVTVDVDLATEEKEANFIARIPNVERLAHVTDIAERHLNRIAMSVASGGMRDIVADQLRTIGVADWFPVLVGSEDTELHKPEPDVFLCAAERMGVDPKRCLVFEDSPLGFEAAQKAGMDWVDVRINA, encoded by the coding sequence ATGTCCCAATCCAATCCTGAAGCCGCTTCGTCACTCAGTCCTAGTGAATCCGGACAACTGCATCTCGATACAGCAATCTCCCAAGATTTGGCGGAACGCTACGAGGGTCTGATCTTTGACTGCGACGGAACGCTGACCAATTCGATGCCGCTGCACTACCTAGCGTGGCACGAAACCATGACACGTCACGGCATCGAGTTCCCCGAAACGCGATTTTACGCGATGGGTGGCATGCCCAGCGAAAAGATCATCGCGGTGTTGAGTTCGGAACAAGGCGTGACGGTCGACGTTGATTTGGCGACCGAAGAAAAAGAGGCCAACTTCATCGCTCGCATCCCGAACGTCGAGCGTTTGGCTCACGTCACCGACATCGCGGAACGCCACCTCAATCGCATCGCCATGTCCGTGGCCAGCGGAGGCATGCGGGACATCGTCGCGGATCAATTGCGAACGATCGGCGTCGCGGATTGGTTCCCTGTCTTGGTCGGCAGCGAAGACACTGAGCTGCACAAGCCCGAACCCGACGTGTTCTTGTGTGCTGCCGAGCGAATGGGCGTGGATCCCAAACGCTGCCTCGTTTTCGAAGACAGCCCCCTCGGTTTCGAAGCCGCCCAGAAAGCCGGCATGGATTGGGTCGACGTTCGAATCAACGCATAG
- a CDS encoding RNA 2'-phosphotransferase yields MNKRLTRISKYLTFILRHEPQSIGLTLDADGFASVDELVTKANASGKSITVEQVHQVVAGHETPLFALSDDGQRIQAL; encoded by the coding sequence ATGAACAAACGACTCACGCGAATCAGCAAGTACCTGACTTTCATCCTGCGGCATGAGCCGCAATCCATCGGCTTGACTCTGGATGCCGACGGTTTCGCCTCGGTTGATGAATTGGTGACGAAGGCCAATGCGTCCGGGAAATCGATCACCGTCGAACAGGTTCATCAGGTCGTCGCGGGTCACGAAACGCCGCTGTTCGCACTGAGCGACGACGGTCAACGCATCCAAGCTCTTTGA
- a CDS encoding aminotransferase class I/II-fold pyridoxal phosphate-dependent enzyme has protein sequence MDVRPDAPAFTFTDGEGSDQTLSYAELWKEVSGLAGYLQGRCGIRAGDRVLLLYPPGLDFVIGLFATHAAGAIAVPAYPPRRNRKASRIRSIVVDADARWALSTRSVVDQLSGNELHEDLVGVQLLGTDVPSKRDAAHWRCPKLRSEALGVLQYTSGSTGSPKGVMLTQANLIANSELILHGFEPQSTIIGASWLPTYHDMGLVGGVLMPMFVGRHNILMSPMAFLQRPARWLQTIARLQVTISGGPNFAYQLCVDKIRDEELEGIDLSSWEIAFNGAEPVRSSTLDAFTERFGKYGFRHTSHLPCYGMAETTLIVTGGPQAPRPVLQQFDGPALDEKAVRPAVEVSDAVAASPAETSKRATRELVGCGQVLPGERVLIVDPDTRQTLPADAIGEIWVQSPSVGRGYWQRREQSTKTFAAMTAEGDGPFLRTGDLGFLYGGQLYVSGRLKDMIIVRGVNRYPQDIEATVEHASDVVQAGSVAAFAMNADSDETETGREKLIIVAETVRKRDLDWDDHLQSIRRAVTEDHDLPPDAIYLVRNSSVPKTSSGKIQRHACLHAVRDKELKVIAQWIRGEETSLHNAGLAGETMMKAAAASDASGLDTASDPVVAEAIVSHVRAIAGERAGSINPDTNIVLDLGLDSLERLEIARNLERTFGGRFPEQVLDEIETIGQIATAVERYLPAGALGRAEQFLAGRGDTQRDGDDDLVNTNANGEARTDGEGPLARVMQTPQVEPEDDVTQFAEYRRLKSTMRQMQLTGVPNPYFTVHDCVVGDKTIVDGKSLISFASYNYLGLSGHPEVSKAAADAIAKYGTSVSASRLVSGEKPIHGELERKIAKWVGVESSITMVGGHATNETTIGHLVGPGDLILHDALSHNSIVQGALLSGAKRRPFPHNDYEALDKMLTALRGQYRRTLIIIEGVYSMDGDFADVPKFVEVKKRHRAMLMVDEAHSFGTMGETGHGIAEHFGFDARDVDIWMGTLSKSASSCGGYIAGSEALVELLRYTAPGFVFSVGMPPGQVAAAIASLDVLGREPERVQRLRHNSELFLSLCKDAGLDTGDSCGTPVVPVITGNSLLALRLSNRLKKDGINVQPILYPAVDESAARLRFFITSEHSEDQIRFTVERTAHHHNDLCDSPAKLRGTA, from the coding sequence GTGGACGTGCGCCCAGACGCTCCCGCGTTCACGTTCACCGACGGGGAAGGCTCGGATCAAACGCTTTCGTACGCCGAATTGTGGAAAGAAGTCAGCGGGCTGGCCGGATACTTGCAAGGTCGCTGCGGCATCCGAGCCGGCGACCGTGTGCTGTTGCTCTACCCGCCAGGTCTTGATTTTGTCATCGGCCTGTTCGCGACCCACGCGGCCGGTGCGATCGCGGTTCCGGCCTATCCTCCACGCCGCAACCGCAAAGCCTCTCGGATCCGTTCGATCGTTGTCGATGCCGATGCCCGTTGGGCTCTGTCGACCCGCTCGGTCGTCGATCAGCTGTCAGGCAATGAACTGCACGAAGATCTGGTCGGTGTCCAACTCTTGGGAACCGACGTTCCCAGCAAACGGGACGCGGCTCATTGGCGATGCCCGAAACTTCGTAGCGAAGCGCTCGGTGTGTTGCAGTACACATCCGGTTCGACCGGGTCACCCAAAGGCGTGATGCTGACGCAGGCCAACTTGATCGCCAACAGCGAACTGATCCTGCACGGGTTTGAACCGCAGTCGACCATCATCGGCGCGTCTTGGTTGCCGACTTACCACGACATGGGTTTGGTCGGTGGTGTGTTGATGCCGATGTTTGTCGGACGACACAACATTCTGATGAGCCCGATGGCGTTCCTGCAGCGGCCCGCTCGTTGGTTGCAAACGATCGCTCGACTTCAAGTCACGATCAGTGGTGGGCCGAACTTCGCATACCAATTGTGCGTCGACAAAATTCGCGACGAAGAACTCGAAGGCATCGACCTTTCCTCGTGGGAGATCGCTTTCAATGGAGCCGAACCGGTTCGTTCATCGACGTTGGATGCGTTCACGGAACGATTCGGAAAATATGGCTTCCGTCACACCTCGCATTTGCCGTGTTACGGCATGGCGGAAACAACGCTGATCGTGACTGGCGGTCCGCAAGCACCTCGCCCGGTGTTGCAACAGTTCGATGGGCCCGCTCTGGATGAGAAGGCCGTGCGTCCCGCTGTGGAAGTTTCTGACGCGGTTGCCGCGTCCCCAGCCGAAACATCCAAACGTGCCACGCGAGAATTGGTCGGTTGCGGCCAAGTCTTGCCCGGCGAACGAGTCTTGATCGTCGATCCGGACACGCGGCAGACTTTGCCAGCCGATGCGATCGGTGAGATCTGGGTGCAGAGCCCATCGGTCGGACGCGGGTATTGGCAACGTCGCGAACAATCAACCAAAACATTTGCCGCGATGACCGCCGAGGGCGACGGCCCCTTCCTTCGAACAGGCGACCTCGGGTTCTTGTACGGCGGTCAGCTGTATGTGTCCGGTCGTCTGAAGGACATGATCATCGTCCGTGGCGTCAACCGTTACCCACAAGACATCGAAGCGACGGTGGAGCACGCCAGCGATGTCGTGCAAGCCGGCTCCGTCGCCGCTTTCGCGATGAACGCGGACAGCGATGAAACCGAAACCGGACGCGAAAAATTGATCATCGTCGCGGAGACCGTTCGCAAGCGAGATTTGGATTGGGACGATCACCTGCAATCGATTCGTCGCGCAGTGACGGAAGATCACGACCTGCCGCCAGATGCGATCTACTTGGTTCGCAACAGCTCGGTTCCCAAAACCAGCAGCGGAAAAATTCAGCGTCACGCGTGTTTGCACGCTGTTCGCGACAAAGAATTGAAGGTCATCGCCCAGTGGATTCGCGGCGAAGAAACTTCGCTGCACAACGCCGGTTTGGCTGGCGAAACGATGATGAAGGCCGCTGCCGCGTCCGACGCGAGCGGATTGGACACGGCATCGGATCCGGTGGTTGCCGAGGCGATCGTGTCGCACGTGCGTGCCATTGCTGGCGAGCGAGCTGGATCGATCAATCCCGATACCAACATCGTGCTCGACCTGGGACTTGATAGTCTGGAACGACTCGAGATCGCCAGGAACCTGGAACGCACCTTTGGTGGTCGCTTCCCCGAGCAAGTGCTGGATGAAATCGAAACAATCGGCCAAATCGCGACCGCTGTTGAACGTTATCTGCCCGCGGGCGCCCTCGGTCGAGCCGAACAGTTCTTGGCGGGACGCGGTGACACACAGCGTGATGGCGATGACGATCTCGTCAACACGAACGCCAACGGCGAAGCCAGGACCGACGGCGAAGGCCCGCTCGCTCGAGTCATGCAGACTCCGCAAGTCGAACCCGAAGATGACGTGACTCAGTTTGCTGAGTACCGCCGGTTGAAATCGACGATGCGTCAGATGCAATTGACGGGAGTCCCGAATCCATACTTCACCGTTCACGATTGTGTCGTCGGCGACAAAACGATTGTCGATGGAAAATCGCTGATCAGTTTCGCCAGTTACAACTACTTGGGCCTGAGCGGTCACCCAGAGGTTTCGAAGGCGGCCGCCGATGCGATCGCCAAGTACGGAACCAGCGTATCAGCCAGCCGTTTGGTCAGCGGCGAGAAGCCCATCCACGGTGAACTCGAACGCAAGATCGCGAAGTGGGTCGGAGTCGAAAGTTCCATCACGATGGTTGGCGGTCACGCGACCAACGAAACGACGATCGGTCACTTGGTCGGACCAGGCGACTTGATCTTGCACGACGCACTGTCGCACAACAGCATCGTCCAAGGTGCCTTGCTGTCCGGTGCCAAGCGTCGTCCCTTCCCGCACAATGACTACGAAGCATTGGACAAAATGTTGACCGCTTTGCGTGGTCAATATCGTCGGACGTTGATCATCATCGAGGGCGTCTACAGCATGGACGGCGACTTCGCCGACGTTCCAAAGTTTGTCGAAGTCAAGAAACGCCACCGCGCGATGTTGATGGTCGACGAAGCCCACAGCTTTGGAACGATGGGTGAGACCGGTCACGGCATCGCCGAACACTTTGGCTTCGATGCTCGCGACGTTGATATTTGGATGGGCACGCTCAGCAAATCAGCCTCCTCCTGCGGCGGCTACATCGCTGGCAGTGAAGCATTGGTCGAGTTACTTCGTTACACCGCTCCTGGGTTTGTCTTCAGCGTTGGCATGCCTCCCGGCCAGGTCGCCGCGGCGATCGCGTCGTTGGACGTGCTGGGACGTGAACCAGAACGAGTCCAGCGTCTTCGCCACAACAGCGAACTGTTCTTGAGCTTGTGCAAGGACGCGGGATTGGACACCGGAGACAGTTGCGGGACCCCCGTTGTCCCCGTGATCACCGGGAACAGCTTGCTGGCACTGCGATTGAGCAACCGGCTGAAGAAAGACGGCATCAACGTCCAACCGATTCTGTACCCGGCCGTCGATGAGTCAGCCGCGCGGTTGCGGTTCTTTATCACCAGCGAGCACAGCGAAGATCAAATTCGTTTCACCGTCGAACGCACGGCTCACCACCACAACGATTTGTGCGATTCGCCCGCGAAACTTCGCGGCACGGCCTGA